Proteins encoded together in one Chryseobacterium taklimakanense window:
- a CDS encoding ParA family protein → MDTKKKPLFVAFSSQKGGVGKSTFTTLVASTMHYRLGYNVAVFDADFPQHSLMKMKTRDLAMVMENEALKKLAYKQFTTINKKAYPIMQHKADSVLDAAHEFVNTSPVPVDVLFFDLPGTVNTPGILKALAGMHHIFTPITADRVVMESTLIFTQLLQDVIMKKGETSIQTINLFWNQVDGRESTPLYDVYNQLIEQLGLSLMQSQIKNSTRFRKESEADSKTVFRSTVMPPDERLMKACQLDLFISEFLNIIQL, encoded by the coding sequence ATGGACACAAAAAAGAAACCTCTGTTTGTCGCCTTTTCTTCTCAAAAAGGCGGTGTTGGCAAAAGCACATTTACTACGCTTGTTGCAAGCACAATGCACTATCGGTTGGGCTACAACGTAGCCGTATTTGATGCGGATTTTCCGCAGCACAGTTTGATGAAAATGAAAACCCGTGATTTGGCAATGGTAATGGAAAATGAGGCTTTGAAAAAACTGGCGTATAAGCAGTTTACCACCATCAACAAAAAAGCCTATCCCATTATGCAGCACAAAGCGGATAGCGTACTCGATGCGGCGCACGAATTTGTAAACACTTCTCCCGTTCCGGTTGATGTGCTGTTCTTCGACCTGCCCGGAACTGTGAACACGCCCGGCATCCTAAAAGCATTGGCAGGTATGCACCACATCTTTACGCCCATTACAGCAGACCGTGTGGTAATGGAAAGTACGCTCATTTTCACGCAGCTTTTACAGGACGTAATTATGAAAAAGGGTGAAACTTCCATACAGACCATTAACCTGTTTTGGAACCAGGTGGACGGCAGGGAAAGCACACCCCTATACGATGTGTACAATCAGCTTATTGAGCAACTGGGATTAAGCCTGATGCAAAGCCAAATCAAGAACAGTACCCGTTTTCGCAAGGAAAGCGAAGCGGACAGCAAAACGGTTTTCCGTTCTACCGTAATGCCGCCTGACGAGCGTTTGATGAAAGCCTGCCAGTTAGACCTGTTCATCAGCGAATTTTTAAACATCATTCAATTGTAG
- a CDS encoding DUF3408 domain-containing protein: MEKDNKKKVTPDINEELMMNLMVDGVKKDGLQLPPEPAEEQEKEAEQEEVKQDELPQSKPAQRERNRNKKSLDGSYGEHFLKSHSMTKRGDKSIYIRQEYHERLSRIVQVIGKDAIPLYAYLDNILEHHFELFEKAITDDFNEKFKPIF; this comes from the coding sequence ATGGAAAAAGACAATAAAAAGAAAGTCACGCCGGACATTAACGAGGAATTGATGATGAACCTAATGGTGGACGGCGTTAAAAAGGACGGCTTGCAGCTACCGCCCGAACCTGCTGAAGAGCAGGAAAAGGAAGCTGAACAAGAAGAGGTAAAGCAGGACGAATTACCACAAAGCAAACCCGCACAACGGGAAAGGAACCGCAACAAGAAAAGCCTTGACGGAAGCTACGGCGAACACTTTTTGAAAAGCCACTCAATGACAAAGCGGGGCGATAAAAGCATTTATATCCGGCAGGAATATCACGAACGGCTATCCCGTATTGTACAAGTCATTGGTAAAGATGCCATACCCCTGTATGCCTATCTTGATAACATACTGGAGCATCATTTTGAGCTATTTGAAAAAGCAATTACCGATGATTTCAACGAAAAGTTTAAACCCATTTTT